In Macadamia integrifolia cultivar HAES 741 chromosome 12, SCU_Mint_v3, whole genome shotgun sequence, the following are encoded in one genomic region:
- the LOC122058165 gene encoding glycosyltransferase BC10-like encodes MKRQHAVIVMADGLYYTKFKLYCKPGMEGRNCYADEHYLPTLFHMIDPSGIANWSITHVDWSEGKWHPKAYRAQDVTYELMKNITSIDESIHVTSDEKKEVQIRPCFWNGMKRPCYLFARKFYPEAVDNLLHVFSNYTSI; translated from the exons ATGAAGCGGCAGCATGCTGTGATAGTTATGGCAGATGGTCTTTACTACACAAAATTCAAGCTTTATTGCAAG CCGGGTATGGAGGGGCGCAATTGCTATGCCGATGAGCATTACCTGCCAACCCTTTTCCAT ATGATTGACCCTAGTGGCATTGCAAATTGGTCAATCACACATGTTGATTGGTCTGAAGGAAAGTGGCATCCAAAAGCATATAGGGCTCAGGATGTAACCTATGAGCTGATGAAGAACATCACA TCTATTGATGAGAGCATTCACGTTACAAGTGATGAGAAG AAGGAAGTGCAGATAAGGCCTTGCTTTTGGAATGGTATGAAGCGGCCGTGTTATTTATTTGCGAGGAAGTTCTACCCAGAAGCTGTGGATAACTTATTGCATGTTTTCTCAAACTACACATCAATATGA